The following DNA comes from Methanosarcina vacuolata Z-761.
AGCGTTCATTATATTAAATCTTTCAGGGATTCATATTTAAGACTTGCCGGAATGCCCAAATAGTTATCCTAATTGAGACAGAACGTATAGAATAATTGCAAAATACGGATAATTTGTGAGTAAAAAAGTGAACTTTAACGTTTCTTTTGCGTTGTTCGCACTATAATTCAATTTCATTGGCAAATGAAACTACAATCAAAATGCGTTTATCCTATATATAAGAAAGCTTGCAGAACCTATGGGTATAAATTGTCCTTCTGTCTGGAAATTCAAAGCCCTCTGCCCACAAAAAAATAAAATGTAAAATTGTCGAGAAGTTTTTATATGCGCATAATTATATATATGGAGAAAGTATTATTATTTAAATCAACAGAGAAAAACAGATTTTGTTAGATACTCCCACAGATCAGAAACTTGTATAAATAGAAATGTATTTAATAAAAGTAATAAAAATGTTGAAAATATAACAAATCTAAAATAATATGTTTCTATTGATCTGAAATACTGGACGGGAAACTAATATCGGAAGCAATCACACTCTGTTCTTTCGGTATAATCGGTAGATGATAGTTGTGGCAGATAATGAGTTTACATCAGAGGATAATGACTTTAGGATGGGAGAGGTTGAATACGAGATGGTGGAGCTTTTAAGAAAGCTTAATATTAACAGGCCAATTGCTCTCACCCTTGCATGCCTCTCTAAAGGAGAGGAAATTTCTTCCCAGCGCATCGAAATGGTATCAGGCTTGAGACAACCGGAAGTTAGCATTGCAATGCGCTATCTCCGTGAAAATGACTGGGTAGACATGCGGGAAGAAAAGAAGAATCAGGGAAAAGGCAGACCGGTTAAATTGTATAAACTGACGGTCCAGATGGAAACGATTATCAATTCAATAGAAGAAGACGTAATGACTGAAAGTAAGGCCGTGCTCCAGAACATAGAACGCCTCAAGAACCTTTCCTAAACTAATTTTAGAGCAGAAATATCACAAACTTTTTTCACAAATTCTCAGAAAACTTAATTCTTAGTTATAAAGTCTGGGTTTTATAACCCGGATTCGACTTCTTATTTGTTAAACGTCTATTATACGGCAGGATAGTTGAGGAAAGTTTAGCTTTTCCTTGAAATTAGGTCATTTT
Coding sequences within:
- a CDS encoding transcriptional regulator, with the translated sequence MIVVADNEFTSEDNDFRMGEVEYEMVELLRKLNINRPIALTLACLSKGEEISSQRIEMVSGLRQPEVSIAMRYLRENDWVDMREEKKNQGKGRPVKLYKLTVQMETIINSIEEDVMTESKAVLQNIERLKNLS